In Phlebotomus papatasi isolate M1 chromosome 1, Ppap_2.1, whole genome shotgun sequence, the following proteins share a genomic window:
- the LOC129810290 gene encoding actin-related protein 1, whose translation MEPYDVIVNQPVVIDNGSGMIKAGFAGEQIPKYIFPNYIGRPKHVRVMAGALEGDLFVGPKAEEHRGLLSIRYPMEHGIVTDWNDMERIWTYIYSKDQLATFSEEHPVLLTEAPLNPRRNREKAAEIFFETFNVPALFVSMQAVLSLYATGRVTGVVLDAGDGVTHAVPIYEGFAMPHSIMRVDIAGRDVTRHLRALIRKEGFNFRTTAEFEIVKAIKEKACYLATNPQKEETIETDKILYTLPDGNTIDIGPARFRAPEVLFRPDLLGEECEGIHEVLIYSIQKSDMDLRKMLYQNIVLSGGSTLFRGFGDRLLSEIKKHVSKDMKIRIAAPQERLYATWMGGSILASLDTFKKMWISKREYDEEGQRAIHRKTF comes from the exons ATGGAGCCGTACGATGTGATTGTTAACCAGCCTGTCGTGATCGACAAT GGTTCTGGAATGATAAAGGCAGGTTTTGCCGGGGAACAGATACCAAAATACATATTTCCCAACTA TATCGGGCGACCGAAACATGTGAGAGTGATGGCTGGTGCCCTGGAAGGTGATCTCTTTGTTGGACCAAAAGCTGAAGAACACAGAGGCTTATTGAGCATAAGATATCCAATGGAGCACGGAATTGTGACTGACTGGAATGACATGGAGAGGATCTGGACATATATATACAGCAAG GATCAATTGGCTACTTTCTCAGAAGAACATCCTGTTCTTCTCACAGAAGCTCCCTTGAATCCTCGGCGAAATCGCGAAAAGGCTGCTGAAATCTTCTTCGAGACATTCAATGTACCAGCACTATTTGTTTCTATGCAAGCTGTCCTTAGTCT ATATGCCACAGGTCGCGTGACAGGAGTAGTTCTCGATGCTGGAGATGGTGTCACACATGCTGTACCCATTTATGAGGGCTTTGCAATGCCTCACAGTATCATGAGGGTTGACATTGCCGGAAGGGATGTCACAAGGCACCTCAGGGCACTCATTAGGAAAGAAGGCTTCAATTTCCGCACAACGGCTGAATTTGAGATTGTCAAGGCGATCAAGGAGAAAGCCTGCTACCTAGCTACAAATCCACAAAAGGAAGAGACCATAGAAACGGACAAAATACTCTACACTCTTCCCGATGGAAACACCATTGAC ATCGGTCCTGCACGATTCCGAGCCCCTGAGGTTCTGTTTAGGCCTGATCTCTTGGGTGAGGAATGTGAAGGCATTCACGAAGTGCTAATCTACTCAATACAAAAATCCGATATGGATTTGAGGAAGATGCTGTACCAGAATATTGTCCTGTCAGGAGGATCAACACTTTTCCGTGGCTTTGGAGATAGATTGTTGTCTGAGATTAAGAAACATGTCTCAAAGGACATGAAAATTCGA ATTGCAGCTCCTCAGGAACGTCTCTATGCCACATGGATGGGTGGTTCTATCCTGGCATCTCTTGACACCTTCAAGAAAATGTGGATCTCCAAGAGAGAGTACGATGAAGAGGGTCAGAGGGCAATACATCGCAAGacattttag
- the LOC129810282 gene encoding suppressor of fused homolog has protein sequence MESFASAPPGLQRLFEECQRVYPDQKNPLQVSTILKFWLGGNDVLDYITMYDNRGDPTRNIPPHWHYVSFGLSDLHGDGRVHIPEPSVDLEFRSGMGFELTFRLLKGNEQRPPTWPANLLQDLARYVFNTGNRFCVGDNIPWLKKSLDNSNSKILHMLIAEDAQLRRTETPFGWVDFCQIVGVTSEELDQASRWNGKGVLNLLKNNPTTGGEFLITDMKRSKSVFELFPESLRELEDDLEREGSDLVGVNAEFTFREFSGISIKEEVKTDDYCEDPPMDASREFVSMKAEEFSPFSSSMSTSNSLSMSGPIDTKPVTGHTVPLGGIEFTLAPYAAKFLVLAIKDRIRHGRHFTFKSQNLAVTFVAESVTGAMVNRRNPYALIGYWMQILIPDDLVPRMLTSFEGIMKNSENLNLPIEFEFLDKGLKIIIDNPRMTESKNFLP, from the exons ATGGAAAGTTTTGCTAGTGCACCCCCAGGATTGCAGAGACTCTTTGAGGAGTGTCAGCGTGTGTATCCAGATCAGAAAAATCCCCTCCAAGTCAGTACAATTCTAAAGTTTTGGCTTGGTGGAAATGACGTCCTTGACTACATCACCATGTACGACAATCGGGGAGATCCTACAAGAAATATTCCACCGCACTGGCACTACGTCTCATTTGGGCTATCAG ATCTGCATGGAGATGGGAGAGTCCACATTCCCGAGCCATCTGTGGATTTGGAATTTCGTTCAGGAATGGGCTTTGAATTGACTTTTCGCCTCCTGAAAGGGAATGAACAACGTCCCCCAACGTGGCCTGCCAATCTCTTGCAAGACCTAGCCCGATATGTCTTCAACACAGGGAATCGATTTTGTGTTGGTGACAATATTCCTTGGCTCAAGAAATCCTTAGATAACAGCAACTCTAAAATTCTCCATATGCTAATTGCTGAAGATGCCCAGCTTAGACGTACAGAAACACCCTTTGGATGGGTGGATTTCTGTCAAATTGTAGGAGTAACTAGTGAGGAACTTGATCAAGCATCCCGTTGGAATGGAAAAGGAGTACTCAATCTTCTCAAGAATAATCCAAc AACTGGCGGTGAATTCCTTATAACCGACATGAAGAGAAGTAAAAGTGTCTTTGAATTGTTCCCTGAAAGTCTCCGTGAACTCGAAGATGATCTGGAAAGAGAAGGATCTGATTTAGTTGGGGTCAATGCTGAATTTACTTTTCGCGAATTTTCCGGG aTTTCAATCAAGGAAGAAGTAAAGACCGATGACTATTGCGAAGATCCACCAATGGATGCCAGCAGAGAATTTGTTTCGATGAAGGCTGAGGagttttcaccattttcatcTTCAATGAGCACCAGCAATTCCTTGAGTATGAGTGGACCAATTGACACAAAACCCGTAACAGGACATACAGTTCCTCTGGGAGGAATTGAATTCACCCTGGCTCCCTATGCAGCAAAATTCCTCGTACTCGCCATAAAAGATCGAATTAGACACGGTCGCCACTTCACATTCAAGAGTCAGAATCTTGCTGTAACATTTGTGGCAGAATCCGTGACGGGAGCCATGGTTAATCGTCGGAATCCCTATGCTCTCATTGGCTACTGGATGCAGATTCTCATCCCCGATGACCTTGTACCACGCATGCTGACATCCTTTGAGGGAATCATGAAGAATTCAGAAAATCTCAATCTCCccattgaatttgaattcctcGATAAGGGTCTGAAAATCATCATTGACAATCCACGTATGACTGAATCGAAAAACTTCCTGCCATAA